Proteins from one Panicum virgatum strain AP13 chromosome 7K, P.virgatum_v5, whole genome shotgun sequence genomic window:
- the LOC120642368 gene encoding receptor kinase-like protein Xa21, which produces MSIGHMQSSFLLGAALQRTKVTRTGCRRPSRLFVLTLGALLVVSCGAATAGSVSRGGTLGGEEDGADLRSLLDFKRAITNDPRGALSAWNASAHFCLWSGVRCGGRPRRVVALDLAGQGLSGQIAASLGNLSSLAALNLSANGFSGPIPPHLGRLAELRSLDLSYNTLQGSIPGALTNCSTLRTLNLSRNFLVGRIPAEIGRLSNLTSLSLRFNNLTGIIPPELCNVTSLEELRLTYNQLGGSIPGGIGKLTELRTLSLAINRISGGIPESLFNLSLLQLLSLTGNRLDGQLPPAIGNAFPNLQFLDLATNMLEGSVPASLGNLSSIQEMDLEKNRFRGKIRVPFGMLPGLVRMDLELNNLEAKDRADWQFFSALGNCSRLQMLGLYGNQLQGVVPSYIGNLSSSLRYISMGGDYNLSGVLPSSIGNLRNLNWIAFGHTSVAGTIGEWIGRLENLQGLYVPMNNFVGPIPSSIGNLTKLAAINMYGNGFTGPIPSTIGDLPQLSVLSLGHNNFHGTIPKEILRTATLTKCLIYDNNLEGPIPDFGNLQQLTWLDLSSNKLSGEIPASLGTCQQLQNIQMGQNFLSGSIPVSLGNLINLAMLNLSRNNLSGTIPTSLSDLQLLSQLDLSNNHLEGEIPRTGAFRNVTGISLQGNWGLCGGVAELHMPLCPVVPQETRRSKTLVKILVPVLGSLVLMLLVYLKLIRKRTSRIQLSLSGEQFPRVTYKALVQATDNFAEFNLIGRGSSGSVYRGRLTQPNKLVAVKVFHLDMQDADRSYMAECKTLRNIRHRNLLPIFTACSTIDNRGNDFKALVYEYMTNGNLDTWLHPAGDRHVLNQLGLTQRIDIVVDIADALQYLHHDCQSPIIHCDLKPSNILLDEDMIAHLGDFGVARFYLRSMLASGEDLGSIGSVGLKGTIGYIAPEYARGSNVSTSGDVYSFGVVLMEILTGKRPTDPMFCNGHTIVDFVKKSYQHEALHILDACLQEECHEFARSNMEEEEDDSVYQCLLSLIQVALCCTCQIPSERRNMRETTAKLHAIKMSYRSLEGKLSTLHQ; this is translated from the exons ATGTCGATAGGGCACATGCAGTCCAGCTTCTTACTTGGTGCAGCACTGCAG AGGACGAAGGTCACACGAACTGGTTGTAGACGACCCAGCAGGCTCTTCGTTCTGACGCTTGGGGCTCTGCTGGTCGTGTCCTGCGGGGCGGCAACTGCTGGAAGCGTCAGCCGCGGCGGCACcctcggcggggaggaggacggcgccgACCTGCGCTCCCTCCTCGACTTCAAGCGCGCGATCACCAACGACCCGCGAGGCGCCCTGAGCGCGTGGAACGCTAGCGCCCACTTCTGCCTCTGGAGCGGCGTCcggtgcggcggccggccgcgccgcgtcgTGGCGCTGGACCTGGCCGGGCAGGGCCTCTCGGGGCAGATCGCCGCCTCGCTCGGGAACCTGTCGTCCCTCGCCGCCCTCAACCTCTCCGCCAACGGCTTCTCCGGCCCGATACCCCCTCACCTCGGCCGCCTCGCCGAGCTCCGGTCGCTTGACCTCAGCTACAACACGTTGCAGGGGAGCATCCCGGGCGCGCTCACAAACTGCTCCACCTTGAGGACACTGAACCTGTCGAGGAACTTCCTCGTGGGGCGGATCCCAGCGGAAATCGGCAGGCTATCCAACCTGACGTCCCTGAGCCTTCGCTTCAACAACCTCACCGGGATCatcccgccggagctctgcAACGTCACTTCCCTGGAAGAGCTCCGTCTCACGTACAACCAGCTCGGTGGTAGCATTCCTGGAGGGATTGGGAAGCTGACGGAGCTGAGGACGCTGTCGCTAGCAATAAATAGGATTTCCGGTGGGATCCCTGAAAGCCTCTTCAATCTGTCTCTGCTGCAGTTGCTAAGCCTGACAGGCAATAGGTTAGATGGCCAGTTGCCTCCTGCAATCGGCAACGCCTTCCCTAACCTCCAATTTCTTGATCTGGCTACCAACATGCTTGAGGGTTCTGTCCCGGCATCACTAGGCAACCTTTCCTCGATCCAAGAGATGGATTTAGAGAAAAATCGATTTAGAGGGAAAATCCGAGTTCCATTTGGCATGCTCCCTGGCCTCGTTCGGATGGACCTGGAGCTAAACAATCTTGAAGCAAAGGACAGAGCAGATTGGCAGTTCTTCAGTGCACTCGGAAACTGCAGCCGTCTGCAAATGCTCGGGCTCTACGGGAACCAGCTGCAGGGAGTCGTGCCAAGTTACATCGGTAACCTTTCGTCCTCTCTTCGGTACATATCTATGGGTGGTGATTACAATTTATCAGGCGTTCTCCCCTCGAGCATAGGGAACCTTCGTAACTTGAACTGGATTGCATTTGGCCACACCAGTGTAGCAGGCACAATCGGAGAGTGGATTGGGAGGCTGGAAAACTTGCAAGGTTTATATGTTCCAATGAACAATTTCGTGGGTCCTATTCCATCATCTATAGGAAATCTTACCAAGTTGGCAGCTATCAACATGTACGGCAATGGTTTCACAGGTCCCATACCGTCCACCATAGGCGACCTTCCGCAGCTATCGGTTTTGAGTCTTGGTCACAACAATTTCCACGGCACTATACCCAAGGAGATCCTTAGAACAGCCACATTAACCAAGTGCTTGATATACGACAATAATTTGGAAGGCCCGATTCCTGACTTTGGTAATCTCCAGCAGCTCACGTGGCTAGACCTTTCATCCAACAAGCTTTCAGGGGAGATACCTGCATCTCTAGGCACATGTCAACAGTTGCAAAACATTCAGATGGGCCAGAACTTCCTCTCAGGAAGCATCCCAGTGTCTTTGGGAAATCTTATAAACTTGGCAATGCTCAATCTTTCCCGAAACAATTTGTCAGGCACCATTCCAACTTCTCTAAGCGATCTTCAACTTCTGTCCCAGTTGGATCTATCTAACAATCATCTAGAAGGAGAGATACCAAGAACAGGGGCATTCAGGAATGTTACAGGCATTTCACTCCAAGGCAACTGGGGCCTATGTGGAGGAGTAGCGGAGCTACACATGCCTTTATGCCCGGTTGTTCCTCAAGAAACAAGACGAAGCAAAACGTTGGTTAAAATTTTGGTCCCCGTACTTGGTTCTCTGGTGCTTATGTTATTGGTATATTTGAAATTAATCAGAAAGAGGACGTCGAGAATTCAGCTATCACTGTCAGGCGAGCAATTTCCTAGAGTTACTTATAAAGCTCTAGTACAGGCCACAGATAATTTTGCAGAGTTCAACTTGATTGGGAGAGGAAGCTCTGGTTCGGTATACAGAGGAAGGTTAACCCAACCAAACAAGCTTGTGGCTGTAAAGGTTTTTCACCTTGACATGCAAGACGCGGATAGAAGTTACATGGCAGAATGCAAAACTTTGAGAAATATTCGGCACAGGAATCTCCTGCCGATTTTTACAGCATGCTCTACAATTGATAATAGGGGAAACGATTTCAAAGCTCTAGTTTATGAGTACATGACCAACGGCAACTTGGATACTTGGCTGCACCCAGCAGGCGACAGACATGTTCTAAATCAACTGGGCCTAACTCAAAGGATTGACATAGTTGTTGACATAGCTGATGcgttgcaatatctacaccatGACTGTCAGAGTCCTATTATCCATTGTGATTTGAAGCCCAGCAATATCCTTCTGGACGAAGATATGATTGCTCATTTGGGAGACTTCGGCGTCGCGAGGTTCTACCTTAGATCCATGTTGGCATCAGGAGAAGATCTGGGCTCGATAGGTTCAGTCGGTTTGAAGGGAACCATAGGCTACATAGCTCCAG AGTACGCTAGAGGGAGCAATGTTTCGACTTCTGGAGATGTGTACAGTTTCGGAGTAGTACTAATGGAGATACTGACAGGAAAAAGGCCAACTGACCCAATGTTCTGCAATGGACACACCATCGTTGATTTCGTCAAGAAGAGTTATCAACATGAGGCACTTCATATCCTTGACGCTTGTCTCCAAGAAGAATGCCACGAGTTCGCCCGATCAAacatggaagaagaagaagatgacagcGTCTACCAGTGCTTGCTGTCCCTGATACAAGTGGCACTTTGTTGCACGTGCCAAATCCCTAGTGAACGGAGGAACATGAGAGAAACGACTGCGAAATTGCACGCGATCAAAATGTCGTACAGGTCTTTGGAGGGGAAGCTAAGCACCCTTCATCAGTAG